A part of Thermoplasmata archaeon genomic DNA contains:
- the secY gene encoding preprotein translocase subunit SecY, whose amino-acid sequence MPLEEQKKSRLYALKPLTDRLPAVTRPEGHVQFRTKMFWVLAILVIYFAMTNIFIYGLEPSTVIDFFAPFRAILAGAQGSLMHLGIGPIVTASIIMQLFAGAKIINLNLQDDEDKSVYQGTQKFLVIVMIFVEAVPQVYGFLTPAAPFVTMLNGSGLFGVLPAGQGATWAKFLIVVQLFAGSYLVFLMDEVVSKWGIGSGISLFIAGGVAQQIFTGTFNFEPANTGSKMPAGAIPKTIWYFQNYSVSNLANGGIEQLMVAPPNPLIALIGTMAIFLIVAYVESTRIELPLAHGMARGARGRYPIRLMYASNIPVILVAAVLANVSMFSLLFWQHPEWPFIGHNPLIGAYPSATDNRVLSRQLQQTTPIGGLAYYFSNVNGVQDWLLPLFNPLQYNVYLRGLQYWQVLVHLLVFLLVFIGGSVMFAKFWIMTTNMGPEDVARQIESSGMQIPGFRRDPRVLRRVLERYIPVVAVISGASVGALAAGADMIGTVGNASGTGVLLSVGIMIQLYEAIGREQMMEMHPVLREFFGATG is encoded by the coding sequence ATGCCCCTCGAAGAGCAGAAGAAAAGCCGGCTGTACGCGCTAAAACCGCTGACGGACCGTCTTCCGGCGGTCACGCGCCCGGAGGGCCACGTGCAGTTCCGCACGAAAATGTTCTGGGTCCTGGCGATCCTCGTCATCTACTTCGCCATGACGAACATCTTCATCTACGGACTCGAGCCCTCGACCGTGATCGATTTCTTCGCGCCATTCCGGGCGATCCTCGCGGGCGCGCAGGGCTCGCTGATGCACCTCGGCATCGGTCCCATCGTGACGGCCTCGATCATCATGCAACTCTTCGCCGGGGCGAAGATCATCAACTTGAACCTCCAGGACGACGAGGACAAGAGTGTCTACCAGGGAACCCAGAAGTTCCTCGTGATCGTGATGATCTTCGTCGAGGCGGTTCCCCAGGTCTACGGATTCCTGACCCCCGCCGCGCCGTTCGTCACCATGTTGAACGGCTCGGGGTTGTTTGGAGTACTGCCCGCCGGCCAAGGCGCCACGTGGGCGAAGTTCTTGATCGTCGTACAGCTCTTCGCAGGCTCGTACCTCGTGTTCCTCATGGACGAAGTCGTCTCGAAGTGGGGGATCGGCTCGGGCATTTCGCTCTTCATCGCGGGAGGCGTCGCGCAGCAGATCTTCACGGGGACCTTCAACTTCGAGCCCGCGAACACCGGGAGTAAGATGCCGGCCGGCGCGATCCCGAAGACGATCTGGTACTTCCAGAACTACTCCGTGAGTAATCTTGCGAACGGCGGGATCGAGCAGCTCATGGTCGCACCGCCGAATCCGCTCATCGCGCTCATTGGCACCATGGCCATCTTCCTGATCGTCGCATACGTCGAGTCGACGCGGATCGAGCTCCCGCTCGCCCACGGGATGGCTCGGGGAGCGCGAGGCCGCTATCCCATCCGGTTGATGTACGCGTCGAACATCCCCGTCATCCTCGTTGCCGCGGTCCTCGCGAACGTGAGCATGTTCTCCCTCCTGTTCTGGCAGCATCCCGAGTGGCCCTTCATCGGACACAACCCGCTCATCGGCGCGTATCCGAGCGCGACCGATAACCGGGTGCTGAGCCGACAGCTGCAGCAAACGACGCCCATTGGCGGCTTGGCTTACTACTTCTCGAACGTCAACGGCGTGCAGGATTGGCTCCTGCCGCTGTTCAATCCGCTCCAGTATAACGTGTACCTCCGTGGCCTCCAATACTGGCAGGTCCTCGTGCACCTTCTCGTATTCCTGCTGGTGTTCATCGGCGGTTCCGTCATGTTCGCCAAGTTCTGGATCATGACCACGAACATGGGGCCCGAAGACGTCGCGCGCCAAATCGAGTCAAGCGGAATGCAGATTCCCGGATTCCGTCGGGATCCGCGCGTCCTGCGGCGCGTGCTGGAGCGGTACATCCCGGTGGTGGCGGTGATATCCGGGGCCTCCGTGGGCGCCCTCGCCGCGGGCGCCGACATGATCGGGACGGTGGGGAACGCCTCCGGGACCGGCGTGTTGCTTTCCGTCGGCATCATGATCCAGCTGTACGAGGCGATCGGACGGGAGCAAATGATGGAGATGCATCCCGTTCTCCGGGAGTTCTTCGGCGCCACGGGATGA
- a CDS encoding uL15 family ribosomal protein — MVSRTRKLRGSRTHGRGKKHGRGAGGRGGTGMAGLHKHKFKWMIKYDPDHFGRHGFTRHAQMRETTSIDLEDLVRRLGEFEAAGHAKKDNSRIEVDLTAAGIDKLLGSGRVTRPMRITVAKASEAAVAKVAGAGGEVVLPSPPGM; from the coding sequence ATGGTCTCTAGGACTCGCAAGCTCCGTGGCAGTCGGACTCACGGCCGCGGCAAGAAACACGGCCGCGGCGCGGGCGGTCGCGGAGGGACCGGCATGGCGGGTCTTCACAAGCACAAATTCAAGTGGATGATCAAGTACGATCCCGATCACTTCGGACGACACGGCTTCACTCGGCATGCGCAGATGCGCGAGACGACGTCGATCGACCTCGAGGATCTCGTGCGCCGCCTGGGGGAGTTCGAGGCCGCGGGTCACGCGAAGAAGGACAACTCTCGAATCGAAGTCGACTTGACCGCCGCCGGAATCGACAAGCTATTAGGGTCTGGTCGTGTAACGAGGCCGATGCGGATCACCGTCGCGAAAGCGTCCGAGGCCGCAGTGGCCAAGGTCGCGGGCGCGGGCGGTGAGGTCGTCCTGCCCTCCCCTCCGGGGATGTGA
- a CDS encoding 50S ribosomal protein L30: MSFAVLRLRGKGDLRRDVKDTLRMLHLTRQNHCSIIPQQPTYIGMLRLVKDYVTWGEVEPEILAKLLLKRGRRVGDKPIDDAFVKEHSKYKSIWELSQAIAKGEASLADVGELRPVLRLPPPRRGYRGIKRGYNDGGDLGYRGKAINALLQRMIVEEVADGL; encoded by the coding sequence ATGAGCTTCGCCGTCCTGAGACTCCGGGGGAAAGGCGACCTCCGTCGGGATGTGAAGGACACCCTTCGCATGCTCCACCTGACGCGCCAGAACCACTGCTCGATCATTCCGCAGCAGCCGACGTACATCGGCATGCTCCGGCTCGTCAAAGACTACGTCACCTGGGGCGAGGTCGAGCCGGAGATCCTCGCGAAGCTCTTGCTGAAGCGCGGGCGCCGGGTCGGGGACAAGCCGATCGACGATGCTTTCGTCAAGGAACATAGCAAGTACAAGTCGATCTGGGAACTCAGCCAGGCGATCGCGAAAGGCGAGGCCTCCCTGGCGGACGTCGGCGAGTTGCGCCCCGTCTTGCGGCTGCCGCCTCCCCGACGAGGGTACCGTGGAATCAAGCGCGGATACAACGACGGCGGCGATCTCGGGTACCGCGGCAAGGCGATCAACGCGCTGCTTCAGCGGATGATCGTCGAGGAGGTGGCCGATGGTCTCTAG
- a CDS encoding 50S ribosomal protein L18, whose translation MTRQGPHYRVPFRRRREGRTDYRARSKLLRSQKARAVVRKTLTQTIVQLVTPDPAGDRVVAAAQSLELKDHGWSGGTGNLPAAYLTGFLAGKKASAKGVKEAVLDLGVQRPSKGGRLFAALQGLVDSGVAVPHSPDVLPAKDRVRGAHIGADVPKQFDAVKSKLEGG comes from the coding sequence GTGACGCGCCAGGGTCCGCACTACCGCGTGCCGTTCCGCCGACGGCGGGAGGGTCGTACGGACTACCGAGCCCGCTCGAAGCTCCTCCGGAGCCAGAAGGCGCGAGCCGTCGTCCGGAAGACGCTCACCCAGACGATCGTCCAGCTCGTGACCCCGGATCCCGCGGGGGACCGAGTCGTCGCCGCGGCGCAGTCCCTCGAGCTGAAGGACCACGGCTGGTCGGGCGGCACGGGCAATCTGCCGGCGGCCTACCTCACGGGTTTCCTCGCCGGCAAGAAAGCGTCCGCCAAAGGCGTCAAGGAGGCCGTGCTCGACCTCGGCGTGCAGAGGCCGTCGAAAGGCGGCCGCCTGTTCGCCGCCCTCCAGGGCCTCGTCGACTCGGGCGTCGCGGTGCCTCACAGCCCCGACGTGCTGCCGGCGAAAGACCGCGTCCGAGGCGCCCACATCGGCGCGGACGTGCCGAAGCAGTTCGACGCGGTGAAGTCCAAACTGGAGGGCGGCTGA
- a CDS encoding 50S ribosomal protein L19e, which produces MRFDYQRRLAASILGVGVNRVYISTDPKEQDNILDAITRDLIRGLIRRNVIQKRPERGVSRGRARYRHAQRAKGRRRGAGSRKGGLNARTPQKTRWIGVIRGIRRYLRELKGQGRIDVPTYRRFYAQAKGGMFKSKSHLEQQLRASGALKEAKA; this is translated from the coding sequence ATGAGGTTCGACTACCAGCGACGACTCGCGGCGTCGATCCTCGGGGTCGGCGTCAACCGCGTGTACATCAGCACGGACCCGAAGGAACAGGACAACATTCTCGACGCGATCACGCGCGACCTGATCCGCGGGCTCATCCGCCGGAACGTCATCCAGAAACGCCCCGAGCGGGGCGTGTCCCGCGGTCGGGCAAGGTATCGCCACGCGCAGCGGGCGAAAGGACGGCGGCGGGGCGCCGGAAGCCGGAAGGGCGGGTTGAACGCCCGGACGCCGCAGAAGACCCGGTGGATCGGCGTCATCCGCGGGATACGTCGGTACCTCCGAGAGCTCAAAGGCCAGGGGCGGATCGACGTGCCGACGTACCGTCGGTTCTACGCGCAGGCGAAGGGCGGCATGTTCAAATCGAAGTCGCACCTGGAGCAGCAGCTGCGCGCTTCCGGCGCGCTCAAGGAGGCGAAGGCGTGA
- a CDS encoding 50S ribosomal protein L32e, translating into MAEGEEPKPEKKAKKAVPEAPKEPPAALPTSHEIREAKKATLVSMSEKFGLETEGKVDELRKRLLAYVAKEEAKAAAPPKEAPAVRGEEAEKKPRREAEAKEKKPAKRAKKPAAKERAAKKEDEEEKEEPHEPRQKPKLPPDVRRLLALRATTAARRPKFHRQEWFRYRKFGDEWRKPRGGQSKLRRHFGYRWNLPSIGYRGPREVRGLHPSGFQEVLIHNPHELEGLDPDRQAVRIAHGVGARKRGLIEAACDDKGLRVLNRMVTA; encoded by the coding sequence GTGGCGGAAGGGGAAGAGCCGAAGCCAGAAAAGAAGGCGAAGAAGGCGGTGCCGGAGGCCCCGAAGGAACCGCCCGCGGCGCTCCCGACGTCGCACGAGATTCGCGAGGCGAAGAAGGCCACGCTCGTCTCGATGTCCGAAAAATTCGGTCTCGAGACCGAAGGGAAGGTCGACGAACTGCGGAAACGCCTCCTCGCCTACGTCGCGAAGGAGGAGGCGAAGGCCGCCGCCCCGCCGAAAGAAGCGCCTGCGGTCCGCGGGGAGGAGGCCGAGAAGAAACCTCGTCGGGAAGCGGAGGCGAAGGAGAAGAAGCCGGCCAAGCGCGCGAAGAAACCGGCGGCGAAGGAGCGCGCGGCGAAGAAGGAGGACGAGGAGGAAAAGGAGGAACCGCACGAGCCGCGTCAGAAGCCGAAGCTCCCGCCGGACGTCCGGCGGCTCCTCGCCTTGCGCGCGACCACGGCGGCCCGTCGACCGAAGTTCCACCGCCAAGAATGGTTCCGATACAGGAAGTTCGGGGACGAATGGCGGAAGCCCCGGGGCGGCCAGTCGAAGCTCCGCCGCCACTTCGGATATCGGTGGAACCTTCCGTCGATCGGTTATCGCGGCCCGCGGGAGGTCCGCGGGCTCCATCCGAGCGGGTTCCAAGAGGTGCTCATCCACAACCCCCATGAGCTCGAAGGGCTCGATCCGGATCGGCAGGCCGTCCGGATCGCTCACGGCGTCGGCGCGCGGAAGCGCGGGCTGATCGAGGCGGCGTGCGACGACAAGGGCCTGCGGGTCCTGAACCGGATGGTGACCGCATGA
- a CDS encoding 50S ribosomal protein L6, whose product MPISGFIERIVNVPDGVQVQIDGGHVVVKGPGHVLRRTLSHPRIQMRVDGKQVKMRCEYPRRKDGALVGTFAAHLQNMIVGVTDGFTYEMKIVYSHFPVKATVRGPEFIIENFLGEKFPRKTTIVGETEVEVKGDQVVLTGPDIEAVSQTAANIEQATRIRGFDPRIFQDGIYITKKAGEA is encoded by the coding sequence ATGCCCATATCCGGCTTCATCGAAAGGATCGTGAACGTCCCGGACGGCGTCCAGGTGCAGATTGACGGAGGCCACGTCGTCGTGAAGGGACCGGGGCACGTCCTGCGGCGGACCCTGTCCCATCCACGGATCCAGATGCGGGTCGACGGGAAGCAGGTCAAGATGCGCTGCGAGTACCCCCGCCGCAAGGACGGAGCCCTCGTCGGGACGTTCGCCGCCCATCTCCAGAACATGATCGTGGGCGTCACGGACGGCTTCACGTATGAGATGAAGATCGTGTACAGCCACTTCCCGGTCAAGGCGACCGTGAGGGGGCCCGAATTCATCATCGAGAACTTCCTCGGGGAGAAGTTCCCGCGCAAGACGACGATCGTCGGGGAGACCGAGGTCGAGGTGAAGGGCGACCAGGTCGTGCTCACGGGTCCGGACATCGAAGCGGTCTCTCAGACCGCCGCGAACATCGAGCAGGCGACCCGGATCCGCGGGTTCGATCCGCGCATCTTCCAAGACGGCATCTACATCACGAAGAAGGCCGGGGAGGCGTGA
- a CDS encoding 30S ribosomal protein S8, translating to MLQDPLNDAMATIRNAEAAGKAECFIHPASKLIGRVLKVMEEHQYIRSFELVEDGRGNLYRVGLVGSINNCGVIKPRFAVRRTDLEKFEARYLPAQDFGVLILTTTEGVISQTKAKQIGVGGKLLAYVY from the coding sequence ATGCTTCAAGATCCCCTGAACGACGCGATGGCGACGATCCGGAACGCGGAAGCCGCCGGCAAGGCGGAATGCTTCATCCATCCGGCGTCGAAGCTGATCGGTCGCGTCCTCAAGGTGATGGAGGAGCACCAGTACATTCGGTCGTTCGAGCTCGTCGAGGACGGCCGTGGGAACCTCTACCGGGTCGGGCTCGTCGGGAGCATCAACAACTGCGGCGTGATCAAGCCCCGCTTCGCCGTCCGGCGGACGGATCTCGAGAAGTTCGAGGCCCGTTACCTGCCGGCGCAGGACTTCGGGGTGCTCATCCTCACGACGACGGAAGGCGTGATTTCCCAGACGAAGGCCAAGCAAATCGGCGTGGGCGGGAAGCTCCTCGCCTACGTGTACTGA
- a CDS encoding 30S ribosomal protein S14 codes for MRRTKDFGRVRGCLRCGRKRGIVRRYGLHLCRQCFREIAYELGFRKYS; via the coding sequence GTGAGACGGACGAAGGATTTCGGCCGGGTCCGAGGCTGCCTCCGATGCGGTCGGAAGCGTGGGATCGTCCGGCGGTACGGGCTCCATCTGTGCCGTCAATGCTTCCGCGAGATCGCGTACGAGCTCGGCTTCCGAAAATACAGCTGA
- a CDS encoding 50S ribosomal protein L5 → MAGMRDIRIEKVVINIGVGEAGEKLVKAQKVLGLVAKQTPVQTLSHSAVRDWGVRRNMPIGTRVTLRGDPAEAFLKDALAIRNNRLPSYSFDPRGNVSFGIQDYTDFPGMKYDPEVGVFGMDVSVVLQRPGYRIARRATKPRPIPRRHRISRDEGMEFMRDHFKVEVVG, encoded by the coding sequence ATGGCGGGAATGCGGGACATCCGGATCGAGAAGGTCGTGATCAACATTGGCGTCGGCGAGGCGGGGGAGAAGCTCGTCAAAGCGCAGAAGGTCCTCGGGCTCGTCGCGAAGCAGACGCCGGTCCAGACGCTCAGCCACAGCGCGGTCCGTGACTGGGGCGTGCGGCGCAACATGCCGATCGGCACGCGCGTCACCTTGCGGGGCGACCCCGCGGAGGCGTTCCTCAAAGACGCGCTCGCGATCCGGAACAACCGCCTTCCGTCGTACAGCTTCGATCCTCGGGGGAACGTCTCATTCGGGATTCAGGACTACACGGACTTCCCCGGCATGAAGTACGATCCGGAGGTCGGCGTGTTCGGGATGGACGTGAGCGTCGTCCTCCAGCGTCCCGGATACCGCATTGCGCGACGGGCGACGAAGCCGCGCCCGATTCCACGGCGGCACCGGATCTCCCGGGACGAGGGCATGGAGTTCATGCGGGATCACTTCAAGGTCGAGGTGGTCGGGTGA
- a CDS encoding 30S ribosomal protein S4e, which produces MKKHLKRLPAPRSWKVPRKTDFWVSRPSPGPHPADRSVPLGLILRDMLKVCDTAREARHILNNRGVQVDGRVVTDPKFSVGLMDVLSLGDTKAHYRMLVDARGRMALVPLEAHDATWKLCRVEDKTTVRAGKTQLNLHDGRNVLLPKDAYKTGTTLKIQLPDQKVAEHYELEEGAPVLVTGGQHVGEIAHVLAIQRTRNPRSNIVTFKEGFSTDIDKVFVVGKEAPTIRMPEVPAL; this is translated from the coding sequence GTGAAGAAACACCTCAAGCGGCTGCCGGCGCCCCGGAGCTGGAAGGTCCCGCGCAAGACGGACTTCTGGGTGTCCCGGCCGTCTCCGGGACCGCATCCCGCCGATCGGAGCGTCCCGCTCGGGCTGATCCTTCGCGACATGCTCAAGGTGTGCGACACGGCGCGGGAGGCACGGCACATCCTGAACAACCGGGGCGTCCAGGTCGACGGCCGCGTCGTGACGGACCCGAAGTTCTCGGTCGGGCTGATGGACGTACTGTCCCTCGGTGACACGAAGGCGCACTACCGCATGCTCGTCGACGCGCGGGGCCGCATGGCGCTCGTCCCCCTCGAGGCGCACGACGCGACGTGGAAGCTCTGTCGCGTCGAGGACAAGACGACCGTGCGGGCGGGAAAGACGCAGCTCAACCTGCACGATGGGCGGAACGTGCTGCTCCCGAAAGATGCGTACAAGACCGGCACGACGCTCAAGATTCAGCTCCCGGATCAGAAGGTCGCGGAACACTACGAGCTCGAGGAGGGCGCGCCGGTCCTCGTGACGGGCGGGCAGCATGTCGGCGAAATCGCGCACGTCCTCGCGATTCAGCGCACGCGCAACCCGCGGTCGAACATCGTGACGTTCAAGGAAGGGTTCTCGACCGACATCGACAAGGTCTTCGTCGTGGGCAAGGAAGCCCCGACGATCCGTATGCCGGAGGTCCCGGCGCTGTAG
- a CDS encoding 50S ribosomal protein L14: MKGLPGRQTRGLPKGARLECIDNTGAKIVEIIEVLKYRGVRNRLASAGIADLLVVTVKKGTPETRKQVMNAVIVRQRRPFRRPEGLMVQFEDNACVIVTPEGEVKGSDIKGPVAREAAERWPRVAATASMIV, translated from the coding sequence ATGAAGGGGCTGCCCGGCCGGCAGACGCGCGGGCTGCCGAAAGGCGCGCGCCTCGAATGCATCGACAACACCGGCGCGAAGATCGTCGAGATCATCGAGGTCCTGAAATACCGGGGCGTGCGGAACCGCCTCGCGTCGGCAGGCATCGCGGACCTCTTGGTCGTCACGGTCAAGAAGGGGACTCCGGAGACGCGGAAGCAAGTCATGAACGCGGTCATCGTGCGGCAACGCCGTCCGTTCCGGCGCCCGGAGGGCCTGATGGTCCAGTTCGAGGACAACGCCTGCGTCATCGTGACTCCCGAGGGCGAGGTCAAAGGATCGGACATCAAGGGGCCCGTCGCCCGAGAGGCCGCGGAGCGGTGGCCTCGCGTCGCCGCGACGGCGAGCATGATCGTGTGA